Proteins encoded by one window of Pyrinomonadaceae bacterium:
- the rph gene encoding ribonuclease PH has product MTFKRTDNRAPDELRAIKITPGFLPNAEGSALIEIGNTRVICAASVEDKLPPHLRSQRTEGWVTAEYGMLPRSTHTRTAREVGRGPSGRTHEIQRLIGRSLRAISDRTLLGERTVTLDCDVLQADGGTRTAAITGAYVAYTIACRRLLAAKKIKRSPITSEVAAVSVGIVDGTPLLDLKYDEDSRAEVDMNVVCTGDGRFIEVQGTAEGLPFTREQMDELLELAKKGIAQLVQLQRQALQDGGRV; this is encoded by the coding sequence ATGACTTTTAAACGCACAGACAATCGCGCGCCGGATGAGTTGCGCGCCATAAAAATCACCCCAGGCTTTCTGCCGAACGCCGAGGGCTCTGCATTAATCGAGATTGGCAACACGCGAGTCATCTGCGCGGCGTCGGTGGAAGACAAGTTGCCGCCGCACCTGCGCAGCCAGCGAACTGAAGGCTGGGTCACAGCAGAGTACGGCATGCTGCCGCGCTCAACGCATACGCGCACCGCGCGTGAAGTCGGCCGTGGTCCTTCCGGACGCACTCATGAAATTCAACGTTTGATCGGCCGCAGCCTGCGCGCGATTTCGGATCGCACGCTGCTCGGCGAGCGCACGGTCACGCTTGATTGCGACGTGCTGCAAGCGGACGGTGGTACGCGCACCGCGGCGATCACAGGCGCTTACGTTGCTTACACGATCGCTTGCCGTCGTCTGCTGGCGGCCAAGAAGATCAAGCGCTCGCCAATTACGAGCGAAGTCGCGGCGGTGAGCGTCGGCATCGTTGACGGGACGCCGCTTCTCGATCTGAAATATGACGAAGACTCGCGTGCTGAAGTTGATATGAACGTCGTTTGCACCGGCGACGGACGCTTTATCGAAGTTCAGGGCACCGCTGAGGGCTTACCGTTTACCCGCGAGCAGATGGATGAATTACTGGAATTGGCCAAGAAGGGAATCGCGCAACTGGTTCAGCTTCAACGCCAGGCGCTTCAGGACGGGGGTAGGGTTTAG
- the murI gene encoding glutamate racemase, translating into MTNLPIGIFDSGVGGLTVYRALHEHLPNERFVYLGDTARVPYGTKSLATVERYAVENARFLAAHGIKMLVVACNTASALALPAIRSALQIDVVGVIGPGARAAVLSESVREMQSGGPRHQRAIGVIATESTVQSAAYTKAISRIDSTINVLERACPLFVPLAEEGWGDDDVARSVAQTYLADIRGRVDTLVLGCTHYPILRDVIQETVGEYVKLVDSGEATAVEVKALLKGKSLARVTPPTGALERQLCDDLDHFYVTDAAQRFARVAERFLGSMPSRLEAVELWGHDKLLH; encoded by the coding sequence ATGACCAATCTTCCGATCGGCATCTTTGACTCTGGCGTCGGCGGACTCACAGTGTACCGCGCGCTGCATGAGCATCTGCCGAATGAGCGCTTCGTCTATCTGGGCGACACGGCGCGGGTGCCCTACGGCACAAAATCTCTGGCGACGGTTGAGCGGTACGCAGTTGAGAATGCGCGTTTCCTCGCGGCGCACGGAATCAAGATGCTGGTCGTCGCTTGCAACACGGCTTCGGCGCTCGCGCTGCCGGCGATTCGCAGCGCTTTGCAGATCGATGTCGTGGGGGTAATTGGGCCGGGGGCGAGGGCGGCGGTGCTGAGCGAGTCGGTTAGAGAAATGCAAAGTGGCGGGCCTCGGCACCAGCGCGCTATCGGAGTAATTGCCACTGAATCAACAGTGCAGAGCGCCGCTTATACAAAAGCGATTTCAAGAATTGATTCGACAATCAACGTGCTCGAACGCGCTTGTCCATTGTTCGTCCCCTTAGCCGAAGAAGGTTGGGGCGACGATGACGTCGCGCGCAGCGTCGCGCAGACTTATTTGGCAGACATTCGCGGGCGGGTCGATACACTCGTCCTGGGCTGCACCCATTACCCCATTCTCCGCGATGTAATTCAGGAGACGGTCGGCGAATACGTAAAGCTGGTTGATTCAGGCGAAGCGACGGCGGTGGAAGTTAAGGCGCTATTGAAGGGTAAGAGCCTTGCTCGAGTAACACCGCCGACCGGTGCGCTGGAACGGCAGTTGTGCGATGATTTGGACCACTTTTACGTGACTGACGCCGCGCAGCGGTTCGCGCGAGTCGCCGAGAGGTTTTTGGGATCGATGCCGTCGCGGCTAGAAGCGGTTGAGTTGTGGGGCCATGACAAACTGCTTCATTAA
- a CDS encoding DUF433 domain-containing protein, protein MTSNDLITVDPEILGGTPVFRGTRVPVNTLFEYLENDYSLEEFLECFPSVTRDLARQVLERSEQALLSPAA, encoded by the coding sequence ATGACTTCGAACGACCTCATCACGGTTGATCCGGAGATTCTTGGAGGCACGCCGGTGTTCCGCGGTACGCGGGTGCCCGTGAACACGCTTTTCGAATACCTCGAGAATGATTATTCGTTAGAAGAATTCCTGGAGTGCTTTCCTTCAGTAACACGCGATTTAGCTCGTCAGGTTTTAGAACGCTCTGAACAAGCCTTGCTCTCTCCCGCTGCATGA
- a CDS encoding DUF5655 domain-containing protein produces the protein MPSSSKKRSGLWRCPECGRSFANRNQTHSCSNVSLESHFTGKSKSVRELFDKLAGLIEKCGPVKVLPEKTRIAFQVRMSFIAVQVRRDYLIGHFVFGRRIENPRFVRIQTFSPRNHLHAFRINTLSDLDEEFANWIREAYAVGQQKHLRKKSD, from the coding sequence ATGCCGAGTTCCTCGAAAAAGCGCTCAGGCCTCTGGCGTTGCCCCGAATGCGGCCGGAGCTTCGCGAATCGCAACCAGACACACTCCTGCAGTAACGTCAGTTTGGAGTCGCACTTTACCGGCAAGAGCAAAAGCGTCCGCGAGTTGTTCGACAAGCTCGCCGGATTGATCGAGAAATGCGGCCCTGTGAAGGTGCTTCCTGAGAAAACGCGCATCGCTTTTCAAGTGCGAATGTCATTCATCGCGGTGCAGGTGCGCAGAGACTACCTTATCGGTCACTTTGTTTTCGGGCGACGGATCGAGAATCCGCGGTTCGTGCGAATCCAGACGTTCTCTCCGCGAAATCATTTGCACGCATTTCGGATCAACACTCTTTCCGATCTCGATGAAGAATTTGCTAATTGGATTCGCGAGGCCTACGCAGTGGGACAACAGAAGCATCTGCGGAAGAAATCGGATTGA
- a CDS encoding pyridoxamine 5'-phosphate oxidase family protein, producing MSATALVPTEDLEKLRALIKDIDFCMLTTIDERGDLHSRPMSSNGDIDANGDLWFFTGASSHKVSEINDTPRVNVSFADPQNQNYVSVTGRARLVRDRQKIDELWRETFKMWFPKGKDDPNVALLRIKIEKAEYWDSPSSAISFVLNFVSAVVTGEEPDSGEHKQLKFK from the coding sequence ATGAGCGCAACTGCACTTGTTCCGACTGAAGATCTGGAAAAGCTTCGCGCACTAATTAAAGACATCGACTTCTGCATGCTCACGACCATCGATGAGCGTGGCGATCTGCACAGCCGGCCGATGTCATCGAATGGCGATATCGATGCAAACGGCGACTTATGGTTTTTTACCGGGGCGTCTTCACACAAGGTCAGCGAAATCAACGACACGCCGCGCGTGAATGTCAGTTTCGCCGATCCACAGAATCAAAATTACGTTTCAGTCACGGGCCGGGCCCGACTGGTGCGCGATCGCCAGAAGATTGACGAACTTTGGCGAGAGACGTTCAAGATGTGGTTTCCCAAAGGCAAGGACGATCCCAATGTGGCTTTACTGCGAATCAAGATCGAAAAAGCAGAGTACTGGGACAGCCCTTCGAGCGCCATCAGTTTCGTCCTGAACTTTGTCTCTGCGGTAGTGACCGGTGAAGAGCCTGATAGTGGAGAGCACAAGCAGCTGAAGTTTAAGTAG
- a CDS encoding DNA-formamidopyrimidine glycosylase family protein yields MPEGPEVRRYAAALDSVLTNQRITSIEARTKTARAWLEEHAGRLVGRRVERVVSHGKHLLGYVEGGFYFHSHLMMWGRWQTFSAHRNSNRAKSKSTSRVPESPPNTVAFQRGKFVLERDRRERARIVVPGGAAILLSAPIFNVGAGDPYQQIEILRTLGPDALPYNRRFAAGEFTRRLLLPAHRDVPIGAALLNQQIVAGLGNYLRAEILFACRLNPWRAIKDLSDRDLNCLKRAIPKVARRAYDFSSTASDRDRERMSADESLVYQPGREIGTRHMVFRRTNLPCLRCGEPVRQLRQKTFHPNATEEDDERTRIVYFCPKCQGVNRYDGLL; encoded by the coding sequence ATGCCCGAAGGTCCTGAGGTTCGAAGGTACGCCGCCGCGCTCGATTCTGTCCTCACCAACCAGCGTATTACTTCAATCGAAGCTCGCACGAAGACGGCGCGGGCGTGGCTCGAGGAACACGCCGGCCGCCTGGTTGGGCGTCGAGTCGAACGAGTTGTCTCGCATGGAAAGCATCTGCTCGGCTATGTCGAAGGGGGCTTCTACTTCCACTCGCACTTGATGATGTGGGGACGCTGGCAGACGTTTTCAGCCCATCGCAATTCAAATAGAGCGAAATCCAAGTCAACCTCAAGAGTCCCGGAGAGCCCTCCAAACACTGTCGCTTTCCAACGCGGCAAGTTTGTATTGGAAAGAGATCGACGTGAGCGAGCGCGGATTGTTGTGCCTGGCGGAGCAGCAATTTTGCTGTCAGCACCCATCTTCAACGTGGGCGCGGGTGATCCCTATCAGCAGATCGAGATACTTCGAACACTCGGGCCCGATGCCCTTCCCTACAATCGCCGCTTTGCGGCAGGTGAATTTACGCGCCGGTTGCTTCTTCCCGCCCACCGCGACGTACCCATCGGCGCAGCGCTCCTCAATCAACAAATCGTGGCCGGCCTGGGAAATTACCTGCGGGCGGAAATTCTCTTCGCGTGCCGCCTGAATCCGTGGCGCGCAATTAAAGACTTGAGCGATCGCGATCTGAACTGCTTGAAGCGGGCGATTCCTAAAGTAGCGCGACGGGCGTATGACTTTTCCTCAACTGCATCGGACCGAGATCGCGAACGCATGTCGGCCGATGAGTCGCTGGTTTACCAGCCCGGCCGCGAAATTGGCACGCGGCATATGGTTTTCCGGCGCACCAATCTGCCATGTTTGCGCTGCGGCGAACCAGTTCGACAACTCCGGCAAAAGACTTTCCATCCCAACGCGACTGAAGAGGACGATGAACGAACGCGCATAGTGTATTTTTGTCCGAAATGTCAGGGAGTTAATCGATACGACGGCCTGTTGTAA
- a CDS encoding M48 family metalloprotease has protein sequence MTTPQDRQLLIKRLEELSRKDPAAYRFRVILVAALGYAYLFAVVLALLALVAGVIWAMFVTGRIDWMLLQVIWIPLVVAGLVLRSMWITIPPPDGKEVQREQAPSLFELVDEVRRALAGPEVHHVLLSDEFNAGIVQVPRFGMFGWTSNYMVIGLPLLKGMGPDEFRAVIAHEFGHLSGKHGRFTGWIYRIRESWTQILTRIEQERNYASFIFDRFIKWYAPYFDAYSFVLARAQEYEADRYAVETSGKTVTARMLMQLAVKTRALRGDLWEKFYRRAGDQPQAPKNPFALMLTELEQPLAPMKVDKWLRQSLSVETGYEDTHPALAERLEGIGFTRDAQTRDLMAQAIDLKNGLVLETAAQRYLREIPKDVTDSYDRLWREQVVDAWKQTHDYLQQARQRLAELDEASTSRPLTINEQWERAKCTANLSDTATALPIAQEVFRQDPNHAGANMAIGGTLLEQEDPAGVEYLEKAMQLDASLTGDACELLFNFYQAQGRPIEAETCRARAEEFYLRMQQLQDQAGYLTVHDRFEPHDLDDDAIKKLQEQLASVRGLIAAYLVRKIPEGFDPFYVLGVFASWKAGESHNHVDDLIDEVGAKVHFSGPTMVISLDVKRFLADTIARVPNSLVYRRD, from the coding sequence GTGACAACCCCACAAGACCGGCAACTCCTCATTAAGCGACTCGAAGAGCTCTCGCGGAAAGATCCCGCGGCGTACCGATTTAGGGTCATCCTGGTGGCCGCGCTTGGCTATGCATACCTTTTTGCGGTGGTGCTGGCGCTGCTCGCTTTGGTAGCGGGCGTGATTTGGGCAATGTTTGTTACTGGCCGCATTGACTGGATGCTGCTGCAGGTCATTTGGATACCGTTGGTGGTGGCGGGGCTCGTGTTGCGATCCATGTGGATCACCATTCCGCCGCCGGACGGAAAGGAGGTGCAACGCGAGCAAGCGCCATCGCTGTTTGAATTGGTTGATGAAGTGCGGCGCGCGCTCGCCGGTCCAGAGGTACATCATGTGCTGCTGTCAGATGAATTCAACGCCGGCATTGTTCAGGTTCCCAGATTTGGAATGTTTGGTTGGACCAGCAACTACATGGTTATCGGCTTGCCGTTATTGAAGGGCATGGGGCCGGATGAGTTTCGCGCCGTGATCGCGCATGAGTTCGGGCATCTCTCAGGTAAGCACGGCAGGTTCACTGGTTGGATTTATCGTATCAGAGAAAGTTGGACTCAGATTCTCACCCGGATTGAGCAAGAACGTAACTACGCCTCGTTCATTTTCGATCGGTTCATAAAATGGTACGCGCCTTACTTCGACGCGTATTCCTTTGTGCTCGCGCGCGCGCAGGAGTATGAAGCCGATCGTTATGCGGTTGAGACGTCCGGTAAAACCGTCACAGCGCGCATGCTCATGCAGTTGGCGGTGAAAACACGCGCCTTGCGAGGAGATCTCTGGGAGAAGTTTTATCGGCGGGCCGGTGACCAGCCGCAAGCCCCAAAGAATCCATTCGCGCTAATGCTCACGGAGCTGGAGCAGCCGCTCGCGCCGATGAAAGTTGATAAGTGGCTGCGTCAGTCGCTTAGCGTCGAAACGGGATACGAAGACACGCATCCAGCTCTGGCTGAACGGCTGGAGGGGATCGGCTTCACCCGCGACGCGCAGACGCGCGACCTGATGGCGCAAGCAATAGATTTGAAGAATGGCCTAGTTCTGGAAACTGCCGCGCAGCGTTATTTGAGAGAAATTCCTAAAGACGTGACGGACAGCTATGACCGTTTGTGGCGAGAGCAAGTCGTCGATGCGTGGAAGCAGACACACGACTATTTGCAGCAGGCGAGACAGCGACTCGCGGAACTGGACGAAGCGAGCACGTCGCGACCGTTGACGATCAATGAACAATGGGAACGGGCGAAGTGCACGGCCAATCTAAGTGACACCGCCACCGCGTTACCTATTGCTCAAGAAGTATTTCGCCAGGATCCAAATCATGCGGGCGCGAATATGGCGATCGGCGGCACTCTTCTTGAGCAGGAAGACCCGGCGGGGGTCGAGTACCTTGAAAAGGCAATGCAGCTCGATGCTTCACTGACGGGTGACGCTTGCGAGCTACTCTTTAACTTTTATCAAGCTCAGGGAAGGCCAATAGAAGCCGAGACGTGCCGCGCCCGCGCGGAAGAGTTCTACTTGCGGATGCAACAGCTGCAGGACCAAGCCGGCTACCTGACTGTCCACGATCGCTTTGAACCGCATGATCTGGATGACGACGCTATAAAGAAGTTGCAAGAGCAACTTGCCAGCGTGCGTGGTCTGATTGCGGCGTACCTTGTGCGCAAGATTCCTGAGGGATTCGACCCTTTTTACGTGCTGGGCGTTTTTGCGTCGTGGAAGGCCGGCGAGAGTCACAACCATGTAGACGATCTGATTGACGAGGTTGGGGCCAAAGTACATTTCTCCGGGCCGACTATGGTTATATCGCTCGACGTGAAACGTTTCCTCGCGGACACTATCGCGCGCGTTCCCAACTCGCTTGTCTACCGGCGCGACTGA
- a CDS encoding DinB family protein, with protein MNIKDFLLAELDREVERSRRALEQVPEGKSDWKPHEKSMAFGYLANMVATIPMWVTLQLTQDELDIAPKDGSKFEMKPLNTSAEYVEALDKAAAGAREAFEKTSDEHLNTNWRLKAGGNVVAEATRHEMIQDSLLHLAHHRGQMTVYLRLMGAKVPAIYGPSADDKEFR; from the coding sequence GTGAACATAAAAGATTTCTTACTCGCTGAACTCGATCGTGAAGTGGAGCGTTCGCGGCGCGCCCTCGAACAAGTCCCGGAAGGAAAGTCGGATTGGAAGCCACACGAGAAGTCGATGGCGTTTGGCTATCTCGCCAACATGGTCGCGACGATTCCCATGTGGGTCACGCTGCAGCTCACGCAGGACGAACTCGACATCGCGCCCAAGGACGGCAGCAAGTTTGAGATGAAGCCGCTCAACACGAGTGCGGAGTATGTGGAAGCGCTCGACAAGGCCGCGGCCGGCGCGCGCGAAGCCTTCGAGAAAACTTCAGATGAACACCTGAACACCAATTGGCGATTGAAAGCCGGGGGTAATGTCGTCGCCGAAGCGACGCGTCACGAGATGATTCAGGACTCGCTACTTCACCTCGCGCACCATCGGGGACAGATGACGGTTTATTTGCGTCTGATGGGCGCAAAGGTGCCGGCCATCTACGGCCCGTCGGCGGATGACAAAGAATTTCGCTAA
- a CDS encoding carboxypeptidase regulatory-like domain-containing protein gives MGSLQNVSAQTATLNLRDFGAIGDGITDDGPALQQALDTLAQAGGGTLFVPAGRYAILTPVSKDFTGLAGSIEIAGVESSTLVDVTVAGHELSLGLDLVSEFLPKTGAAATAIALSGLNSFLIHDISFMGTPDVATDAFVTLYLQDVENATIHHCEFYGLSSMIAGGAIVESVRSGLKISQTKFLGSTGNSGVYMPVVENLEWKHVEVADTVFLDYGQRPELYGKTGYGAPLSWINVGNAAVVINTSTRREVIVNRVFLDEGGLSGLSAMPGRYLPASAPIDLIYISGLRMNVSNLHTSGNYLTQVQAVLIENSRYQWSHNADAAISLLGVRTAIIDRAECVDNAHTIRADAATGELTIIDSIYENLASQAQVTNVINTENPGEDPVQYVREQFSSMLGRAPDAAAHFYWSDAILRCGDDPSCLTNRRSLLNSYLSSSPNPTFGIEGEVTIDGGAPLADALITLSGSQSVTTRTDVQGRYSFSGLPTSGVYSLSVSKTHHTFDNPTVSISTPAGNQTVSFLGLRDRYTISGQVADASGEGLPNAVVTVTGDHEAAALTDDNGSYSFPNLPGGGNYTITASKSSYLFNPQAQTITDLSVNQIANFTLVTYSVGGRITKSDGSPIVSALVTLSGGANKSTTTDANGDYGFSYLPAAVAYTVTVSRINYTFAQPVVSFGPLDQNQTANFTGSPVKFTVSGQLTSDNVPLAGVTLTLSGSENGVAVTGPDGLYSFMVSAEGTYTLTPALTHYTFGPANITLPTITQDETVDFIGTLNRHRIHGRVTNVNNQPISGVSVALTGFANATTTTDTSGDFSFPNLAEGQSYTITPSLKYYVFNPQSRTFADLSSEMYAHFVLDPAYYSISGEIKKSDGSPMPGATVTLAGPRGAVTSSDANGIYSFNNLPAAPNYLVTVSRVNYALTPAASVIDLDSDKQANFTATLLNYQITGQTTVKGIALPGVSITITGPQTITYTTDADGESFFSMPAEQTYTVTPSRENYTFSPASRTFTNLSTHHVAEFTATLNPGVPMLVSHPDSTRAIAFDPMLGIIEPFNLTYDHPWSVDRRTRLAIFATNFELATGETAANVTADAQDASGRVYTLTVESITKVPGQPWLNYLIVRLSDDLTDVGDVLLRIKYRNISSNRVRVGIGHIGGGPADDTHAIPTPGSGP, from the coding sequence GTGGGATCACTCCAAAATGTCTCGGCGCAAACTGCCACACTCAATCTTAGAGATTTCGGCGCCATCGGTGATGGCATTACCGATGACGGCCCCGCGCTGCAGCAGGCGCTTGATACATTGGCGCAAGCCGGAGGAGGGACGTTGTTCGTTCCGGCCGGCCGCTATGCGATTCTGACTCCGGTTTCAAAAGACTTCACCGGACTGGCCGGTTCGATTGAGATCGCCGGCGTTGAGTCATCAACATTGGTCGATGTGACAGTAGCCGGCCACGAGTTAAGCCTCGGCCTCGATCTCGTGTCTGAGTTTCTACCCAAGACCGGCGCCGCAGCGACGGCAATAGCTCTATCGGGCCTAAACAGTTTTCTCATTCACGACATAAGTTTCATGGGGACTCCCGACGTAGCAACTGATGCCTTCGTCACGCTGTATCTTCAGGACGTTGAGAATGCGACCATTCACCATTGCGAGTTCTATGGTCTGAGCAGCATGATCGCCGGCGGTGCGATCGTCGAATCCGTTCGCAGTGGCTTGAAAATCAGTCAGACCAAGTTCCTCGGCTCAACGGGAAATAGCGGAGTCTATATGCCAGTCGTGGAGAATCTTGAGTGGAAGCACGTGGAGGTTGCCGACACAGTTTTCCTCGATTACGGACAACGGCCTGAGCTTTATGGCAAAACCGGATATGGTGCGCCGCTTTCCTGGATTAACGTGGGGAATGCTGCGGTCGTTATCAACACCTCAACCCGTAGAGAAGTAATAGTTAACCGCGTTTTCCTGGACGAAGGGGGGCTAAGCGGTCTAAGTGCCATGCCTGGGCGCTACCTGCCGGCGTCAGCTCCAATCGATCTAATTTACATCAGCGGATTACGCATGAATGTGTCAAACCTGCACACCTCCGGCAACTATCTTACGCAAGTTCAAGCAGTATTAATCGAAAACTCGCGCTACCAGTGGAGTCACAACGCCGATGCTGCGATCTCTTTGCTCGGAGTCCGAACTGCAATTATCGATCGCGCGGAATGCGTGGATAATGCACACACGATTCGCGCAGACGCGGCCACAGGTGAGCTGACAATCATCGACTCGATCTACGAAAATCTTGCCTCACAAGCTCAAGTCACGAACGTAATCAATACTGAGAATCCCGGCGAGGATCCGGTTCAATACGTGCGCGAACAATTCAGCTCGATGCTTGGACGCGCACCTGACGCCGCCGCTCATTTTTATTGGTCTGACGCGATCCTACGATGTGGAGACGACCCCAGTTGCCTGACAAATCGGCGCAGCCTCCTGAACTCTTATCTCAGCAGTTCGCCAAATCCGACTTTTGGAATCGAAGGCGAGGTGACGATCGATGGTGGCGCTCCTTTGGCTGACGCTCTTATTACGTTGAGTGGCTCGCAATCAGTGACAACGCGGACAGATGTTCAGGGTCGTTACAGCTTCTCTGGTCTCCCGACGAGTGGGGTTTACAGCCTTTCAGTTTCGAAAACACATCACACGTTCGACAATCCAACCGTAAGCATTAGCACGCCCGCCGGTAATCAAACGGTAAGTTTTCTCGGGCTACGGGATCGCTACACGATTTCAGGGCAAGTCGCTGACGCATCCGGAGAAGGCCTTCCTAACGCCGTCGTGACTGTGACCGGCGATCACGAGGCGGCTGCATTAACAGATGACAATGGAAGCTATTCTTTCCCGAATTTGCCGGGCGGAGGGAACTACACAATCACAGCATCGAAATCCAGCTATCTCTTCAATCCGCAAGCTCAGACCATTACGGATTTAAGCGTTAACCAGATTGCAAATTTTACGCTGGTGACCTACAGCGTTGGCGGGCGTATTACCAAATCGGACGGCTCCCCGATCGTGTCCGCGCTGGTCACTCTCTCAGGTGGAGCGAACAAATCTACGACGACGGATGCAAACGGAGATTACGGGTTTTCCTACTTGCCGGCGGCCGTTGCCTATACCGTCACCGTTTCGCGCATCAATTACACGTTTGCACAACCTGTCGTTAGCTTCGGCCCGCTCGATCAGAACCAAACTGCGAACTTCACCGGCAGCCCGGTCAAGTTCACGGTGAGCGGGCAATTAACTTCGGACAACGTGCCCCTCGCGGGTGTGACATTGACTCTTTCGGGTTCAGAGAATGGGGTCGCAGTTACCGGGCCAGACGGCCTGTATAGCTTTATGGTCTCAGCCGAAGGAACATACACGCTGACGCCGGCGCTTACTCATTACACCTTTGGTCCGGCAAACATAACCCTGCCTACCATCACCCAGGATGAGACTGTTGATTTCATTGGCACCTTGAACCGACATCGGATTCACGGGAGAGTGACCAACGTCAACAATCAGCCAATAAGCGGGGTCTCGGTGGCGCTGACAGGTTTTGCGAACGCCACTACCACCACTGACACTTCAGGAGACTTCTCTTTCCCAAATCTGGCTGAAGGGCAGTCGTACACCATAACGCCGAGTCTGAAATATTACGTATTCAACCCCCAAAGTCGGACGTTTGCTGATTTGAGCTCAGAAATGTATGCCCATTTCGTCCTGGATCCAGCCTACTACTCGATTTCAGGAGAAATAAAAAAGTCGGATGGCAGCCCGATGCCGGGAGCAACCGTTACGCTCGCAGGTCCGCGGGGAGCAGTCACTTCCTCAGATGCGAACGGCATTTATTCCTTTAACAACCTACCCGCCGCACCGAACTATCTTGTGACCGTGTCCCGTGTCAATTACGCGCTTACACCCGCCGCGAGCGTTATCGATCTGGATTCAGATAAGCAGGCTAACTTTACCGCCACACTCTTGAATTATCAGATCACTGGTCAGACTACCGTAAAAGGCATCGCCCTGCCCGGCGTTTCCATAACCATCACCGGCCCCCAGACCATTACCTACACCACGGATGCAGACGGCGAATCCTTTTTCAGTATGCCCGCTGAACAAACTTATACAGTTACGCCCTCACGTGAAAATTACACGTTCAGTCCGGCCAGCCGAACCTTCACCAACTTGAGCACGCATCACGTTGCCGAGTTCACCGCTACCCTGAATCCGGGAGTTCCGATGCTGGTAAGTCATCCGGACTCGACGCGTGCCATCGCATTCGATCCGATGCTGGGAATAATCGAGCCATTCAATCTAACGTACGATCATCCCTGGTCTGTCGATCGTCGGACCCGACTCGCGATCTTTGCCACCAATTTTGAACTCGCAACGGGTGAGACAGCCGCGAATGTTACGGCCGATGCTCAGGACGCTTCAGGACGGGTCTACACGCTGACAGTCGAATCGATTACCAAAGTTCCGGGCCAGCCATGGCTGAACTATCTGATAGTAAGACTTAGCGACGATCTGACGGACGTCGGCGATGTGCTGTTAAGAATCAAATATCGCAACATCTCAAGTAACCGAGTGCGCGTGGGAATCGGCCACATCGGCGGCGGCCCAGCCGACGATACTCATGCGATCCCGACGCCGGGAAGTGGGCCCTAG
- a CDS encoding NIPSNAP family protein — translation MTVVTCFIRYTIDQERWAEFEHYARVWMRLIEKYGGKHQGYFVPGDEPRSASFSFPGIGEAGADNIAIALFSFPSVDSYESYRRDVRNDPDCVEVTKHFESTKHFTKYERTFMRPVERD, via the coding sequence ATGACTGTGGTTACCTGCTTCATTCGTTACACAATTGATCAGGAAAGATGGGCTGAGTTTGAGCATTACGCGCGCGTCTGGATGAGACTGATCGAGAAATACGGCGGCAAGCATCAGGGCTACTTCGTGCCGGGCGATGAGCCACGTTCCGCATCGTTCAGTTTTCCTGGCATCGGGGAAGCCGGCGCAGACAATATCGCCATCGCCTTGTTCAGCTTCCCGAGTGTCGATTCATATGAAAGCTACCGGCGGGACGTGCGGAATGATCCGGACTGCGTCGAAGTCACGAAGCATTTTGAAAGCACGAAACACTTCACGAAGTATGAAAGGACGTTCATGCGACCTGTGGAGCGCGACTGA